The Vicia villosa cultivar HV-30 ecotype Madison, WI unplaced genomic scaffold, Vvil1.0 ctg.003892F_1_1, whole genome shotgun sequence genome contains a region encoding:
- the LOC131641629 gene encoding WRKY DNA-binding transcription factor 70-like produces MEEDHGKAMEEILRGCEFANQLQQLLLNNNSNDFTETTSFVQYLVNNIINSFSNVLFLLDKHDLSCNSIAPVIRPVAELEESRKTTSSATRAPYKRRNTTREKVTETPLDDDGHQWRKYGQKKINNSQYSRNYYRCTHKYDQRCLTTKQVERIQQKPPLYKTTYYGHHTCGNLPNPHIIHDPSDTNSSVLLSFNNTFPVPTKQDCPFLSSSSPSSHDLVNNDILLDDNNCMLFTDTSFDDSNSTSHVPTLPSTFENDHKNMRQCGFLYDFGEFDDDFFLPFDGF; encoded by the exons ATGGAGGAGGATCATGGAAAGGCAATGGAGGAGATTTTGAGAGGGTGTGAGTTTGCCAACCAGCTCCAACAATTACTGCTAAACAATAATAGTAATGATTTTACAGAAACAACTTCATTTGTTCAATATCTtgtcaacaacatcatcaattcCTTTAGCAACGTTCTTTTTCTTTTGGACAAACATGATTTATCCTGCAATTCCATTGCTCCTGTAATAAGACCTGTCGCCGAATTGGAAGAAAGTCGCAAGACTACTTCTTCTGCTACCAGAGCTCCTTACAAAAGAAG AAACACTACACGGGAGAAGGTGACAGAAACTCCCTTAGATGATGATGGTCATCAATGGAGAAAGTATGGCCAGAAAAAGATCAACAATTCTCAATACTCAAG GAACTACTACAGGTGTACTCACAAGTATGATCAAAGATGTCTAACAACAAAACAAGTCGAGAGAATTCAACAAAAACCTCCCTTATATAAAACCACCTACTATGGCCACCACACTTGTGGAAACTTGCCCAACCCTCACATCATACATGACCCTAGTGACACTAATTCCTCCGTATTGCTTAGCTTTAACAACACATTCCCAGTTCCAACAAAACAAGACTGTCCCTTTTTATCATCATCTTCTCCTTCCTCACATGATTTAGTGAATAATGACATACTCTTAGACGACAATAATTGCATGCTCTTCACTGATACGTCTTTTGATGATTCTAACTCTACAAGTCATGTTCCTACTCTACCATCAACATTTGAAAATGATCACAAAAATATGAGGCAGTGTGGTTTCTTGTATGATTTTGGGGAGTTTGATGATGATTTCTTTCTCCCTTTTGATGGGTTTTGA